One Lepus europaeus isolate LE1 chromosome 7, mLepTim1.pri, whole genome shotgun sequence DNA segment encodes these proteins:
- the LOC133763609 gene encoding olfactory receptor 5B2-like, which yields MENRTEVTQFILLGLTSVPELQAPLCVLFTIIYLINVVGNLGMIVLILLDSRLHTPMYFFLSNLSLVDIGYSSAVTPTVLAEFLRKDKIISYNACATQMFFFAAFATMEDFILALMAFDRYTAVCKPLHYTNTMTTSVCSCLVIGCYVCGFLNASIHIGETFSLSFCRSNVVHHFFCDVPAVMALSCSDRHANELVLVYVASFNVFFAILVISISYMFIFITILKMRSAAGYQKALSTCASHFTAVSLFYGTIIFMYLQPSSNHSMDTDKIASVFYTMVIPMLNPVVYSLRNKEVKKAFKRIVLEVKLSFCV from the coding sequence ATGGAGAACAGGACAGAAGTGACACAGTTCATCCTGCTGGGACTAACCAGTGTCCCAGAACTGCAGGCACCTCTCTGTGTGCTGTTCACTATCATCTACCTCATCAATGTGGTGGGAAACCTGGGGATGATTGTGTTGATTCTCTTGGACTCACGTCTTCACACCCCCATGTACTTTTTTCTCAGTAACTTGTCTTTGGTGGATATTGGGTACTCCTCAGCTGTCACTCCAACAGTCTTGGCTGAATTCttaagaaaagacaaaattatttcCTACAATGCTTGTGCTACTCAAATGTTCTTTTTTGCAGCCTTTGCCAccatggaagattttattttggcttTAATGGCTTTTGACCGCTATACAGCAGTGTGTAAACCCCTCCATTACACAAACACCATGACGACAAGTGTGTGTTCCTGTCTGGTTATAGGCTGTTATGTCTGTGGTTTCCTGAATGCCTCCATCCATATTGGGGAGACAttcagtctctctttctgtaggtCCAATGTGGTCCATCACTTTTTTTGTGATGTGCCAGCAGTCATGGCTCTGTCTTGCTCTGACCGACATGCTAATGAGCTGGTCCTTGTTTATGTTGCCAGCTTCAATGTCTTTTTTGCTATCCTTGTTATCTCGATATCTTATATGTTCATTTTTATCACCATCCTAAAGATGCGCTCAGCTGCAGGGTACCAGAAAGCTTTATCCACCTGTGCTTCTCACTTCACTGCAGTCTCCCTTTTCTATGGGACTATTATCTTCATGTACTTACAGCCCAGCTCCAATCATTCCATGGACACAGACAAAATCGCATCTGTGTTCTACACTATGGTCATCCCCATGCTGAACCCTGTAGTCTACAGCCTGAGGAATAAGGAGGTGAAGAAAGCATTCAAAAGAATTGTTTTGGAGGTAaaattgtctttctgtgtttaa